A single Thermosynechococcus vestitus BP-1 DNA region contains:
- the psaX gene encoding photosystem I protein PsaX yields the protein MATKSAKPTYAFRTFWAVLLLAINFLVAAYYFGILK from the coding sequence ATGGCAACAAAATCTGCAAAACCCACCTACGCTTTCCGTACCTTCTGGGCTGTGCTCCTGTTAGCCATTAACTTCTTGGTTGCCGCCTACTATTTTGGCATCCTCAAGTAG
- a CDS encoding YccF domain-containing protein: protein MSLLGNIIWLIFGGFLTGIGYMLGGVTLCLTIIGIPFGIKAIQLGWSALLPFGKQVVEAPDANSTLTMIFNILWLLVVGWGIALNHLFWGLILAVTIIGLPFAQQHFKLMILGLLPFGRQLR, encoded by the coding sequence ATGAGTCTTCTTGGCAATATCATTTGGTTGATCTTTGGCGGCTTCCTCACGGGCATTGGCTATATGCTTGGCGGTGTGACGCTGTGCCTAACAATCATTGGCATCCCCTTTGGGATTAAGGCCATTCAATTGGGTTGGAGTGCCCTACTCCCCTTTGGCAAGCAAGTTGTTGAGGCGCCCGATGCCAACAGCACTCTAACGATGATTTTTAATATCCTGTGGCTTTTGGTCGTAGGCTGGGGCATTGCCCTGAATCATCTCTTTTGGGGATTGATCTTGGCGGTGACCATTATTGGCCTGCCCTTTGCGCAGCAGCACTTCAAACTAATGATTTTAGGATTACTGCCCTTTGGCCGCCAGTTGAGATGA